A single window of Colletotrichum higginsianum IMI 349063 chromosome 8, whole genome shotgun sequence DNA harbors:
- a CDS encoding GDSL-like Lipase/Acylhydrolase, whose protein sequence is MVSNDPLRFKGSKPGQAIKPGTTLRILCVGDSITVGFLSDMDGGDGNGYRLKLLDDLSSQFVPGTLPSSSELTCGAEDEVVFAGTETMNGTMPGGYFAAWSAMTIKFIAEHVGPSLAQRPNIILIHAGTNDMNPDPNISREGHDPKAAADRLGELIDKTVMACPDATVLVGMIIGCYDETQMMNIAQFRSLIPGIVQARQDAKKHVLAVDFSTFPMNALRDGIHPTNPGYRLMGDYWYDFITQIPSDWIQKPIGDNPRRSSELLHEKSTEKVTATWCQRIYQLVFGKTA, encoded by the exons ATGGTCTCGAACGACCCGCTGAGATTTAAGGGTTCCAAGCCGGGCCAGGCAATCAAGCCCGGGACGACGCTCCGCATCTTGTGTGTTGGCGACTCAATCACTGTTGGGTTTCTCAGTGATAtggatggaggagatggcaACGGATACAGACTCAAGCTTCTAGATGACCTGTCAAGTCAGTTCGTCCCAGGAACGCTTCCTTCAAGCAGCGAGCTGACATGCGGAGCAGAAGATGAGGTGGTCTTTGCAGGAACAGAGACGATGAATGGCACCATGCCTGGCGGTTATTTC GCGGCTTGGTCGGCCATGACCATCAAGTTCATTGCAGAACATGTCGGGCCATCCCTTGCGCAGAGGCCAAACATCATACTCATTCACGCCGGTACGAATGACATGAATCCCGACCCAAACATATCCAGGGAAGGACACGACCCGAAAGCGGCGGCAGATCGTCTCGGTGAGCTCATCGATAAGACCGTCATGGCGTGTCCTGATGCCACGGTCCTCGTGGGGATGATTATCGGCTGTTACGATGAGACGCAGATGATGAACATCGCTCAATTTCGGTCCTTGATCCCGGGCATCGTTCAAGCTCGACAGGATGCAAAGAAACACGTTCTCGCCGTGGATTTCTCAACCTTCCCCATGAATGCTCTGAGGGACGGCATCCACCCTACAAATCCGGGGTACAGGTTGATGGGGGACTACTGGTACGACTTCATCACGCAGATCCCCTCAGATTGGATCCAAAAACCGATTGGCGATAATCCTCGTCGGTCGAGTGAGCTCCTTCATGAGAAATCGACCGAAAAGGTGACGGCAACTTGGTGCCAGCGGATCTATCAGTTGGTGTTTGGCAAGACAGCATAA
- a CDS encoding Hexose transporter: MGGHATGTAAYDAALQRRQALMGASGARALVKNWKVARIAAFACIGGVLYGYNQGMFSGILAMPSFEKHMDGYTKNQTQKGWLTAILELGAWVGAVLSGFIAEVCSRKYGVLIATGVFILGVIVQITSISGGHEAILGGRFITGMGVGSLSMIVPLYNSECAPPEVRGALVALQQLAITFGIMVSFWIEQVAFWPTSKTSS, encoded by the exons ATGGGAGGACACGCGACCGGCACCGCAGCTTATGATGCTGCTCTGCAGCGGCGCCAGGCGCTCATGGGCGCCAGTGGTGCCAGAGCGCTGGTCAAGAACTGGAAGGTcgcccgcatcgccgccttcgcaTGTATCGGAGGTGTTTTATATGGCTATAATCAAGG AATGTTTTCCGGAATCTTGGCCATGCCGTCTTTTGAGAAGC ACATGGACGGATATACCAAGAACCAGACCCAGAAGGGATGGTTAACGGCCATTCTAGAGCTTGGCGCCTGGGTTGGCGCTGTTCTATCTGGCTTCATCGCCGAAGTCTGTTCCCGCAAGTACGGAGTACTCATTGCCACGGGTGTCTTCATTCTTGGTGTGATTGTACAGATTACTTCCATCTCTGGTGGCCACGAGGCCATCCTGGGAGGACGTTTTATAAC GGGTATGGGTGTTGGAAGCCTGTCGATGATTGTGCCACTGTACAACTCCGAATGCGCACCACC GGAAGTTCGAGGCGCTCTTGTGGCTCTCCAACAACTCGCCATCACTTTCGGTATCATGGTTAGCTTCTGGATTGAGCAAGTAGCGTTCTGGCCCACTTCCAAGACTTCTAGCTAA
- a CDS encoding Hexose transporter: MFLQIRCWDIANIRLSGCNYIGGTTEATQSDAAWLVPICLQLGPAAILFVGMIWMPFSPRWLIHHGREEEARKILADLRDLPENHELIELEFLEIKAQSLFEKRSTAELFPHLQEQTAWNTFKLQFVAIKALFQTRAMFKRVIVATVTMFFQQWTGINAVLYYAPQIFGQLGLSQTTTSLLATGVVGVVMFIATIPAVLWIDRLGRKPVLAVGAIGMGTCHLIIAVILAKNIDRFDQQPAAGWAAVCMVWLFVVHFGYSWGPCAWIIIAEVWPLSTRPYGVALGASSNWIVGQVTPDMLTSITYGTYILFGLLTYLGAAFIWFFVPETKRLSLEEMDLVFGSEGTAAADFERMEEINTEIGLSAVLNRATGNDRLSQSADMEKREVNAAATEHR, translated from the exons ATGTTCCTACAGATTCGTTGCTGGGATATAGCTAACATCAGGCTCAGCGGCTGCAATTACATTGGCGGCACAACTGAGGCAACGCAGTCCGACGCGGCTTGGCTGGTGCCCATCTGCCTGCAGCTGGGTCCGGCCGCAATCCTCTTTGTCGGAATGATCTGGATGCCGTTCTCGCCGCGTTGGTTGATCCACCacggccgcgaggaggaAGCTCGAAAgatcctcgccgacctccgCGACCTTCCCGAGAACCACGAATTGATCGAGctcgagttcctcgagaTCAAGGCCCAGTCGCTGTTCGAGAAGCGCAGCACCGCCGAGCTCTTCCCCCACCTCCAGGAGCAAACTGCGTGGAACACATTCAAACTGCAGTTCGTTGCGATCAAAGCACTCTTCCAGACCAGAGCCATGTTCAAGCGGGTTATCGTGGCAACGGTCACTAT GTTTTTCCAACAATGGACAGGTATCAATGCT GTTCTATACTACGCGCCCCAGATCTTTGGACAGCTTGGCCTTAGTCAGACAACTACAAGTCTGTTGGCCACTGGTGTGGTCGGTGTTGTCATGTTTATTGCAACCATTCCTGCAGTCCTCTGGATCGACCGTCTGGGTCGCAAGCCTGTTCTTGCCGTGGGTGCTATTGGCATGGGCACCTGCCATCTCATCATTGCTGTAATCCTTGCCAAGAACATTGACCGCTTCGATCAGCAGCCCGCGGCTGGCTGGGCTGCCGTTTGCATGGTCTGGCTGTTTGTGGTCCATTTTGGAT ATTCTTGGGGCCCATGTGCTTGGATCATCATCGCAGAGGTGTGGCCTCTGAGCACCCGTCCGTACGGTGTCGCACTTGGCGCTTCCAGCAACTGGAT TGTGGGGCAAGTTACCCCCGACATGCTGACAAGCATCACCTATGGGACCTACATCCTATTCGGCCTCTTGACATACCTTGGTGCGGCCTTCATCTGGTTCTTTGTCCCCGAAACTAAACGGCTGTCCCTGGAGGAGATG GACCTTGTCTTCGGCTCTGAAGGgaccgccgctgccgactttgagcGTATGGAGGAGATCAACACCGAGATTGGCCTGAGTGCCGTCTTGAACCGCGCCACAGGGAATGATCGGCTCTCTCAGTCGGCTGATatggagaagagagaggttAATGCAGCTGCCACTGAGCACCGATGA
- a CDS encoding AAA family: MSAEFRVNDTSKSYRDCFVVEYLAYTLCAGEDDDGDEAGDPLVIRRPPSLSRISHVPGAFPPISLVLEAFRKAIVEEQEKTASKILFALRGIVKLGIEGAFAVSKELAARDVITSNYLWTLLAPGERRYTNSGGHSRPALQAPPFQLAT; the protein is encoded by the exons ATGTCTGCGGAATTCCGTGTCAACGATACGTCCAAGTCCTACAGGGACTGCTTTGTCGTCGAATACTTGGCATATACTCTCTGTGCTGGGGAGGACG ACGATGGGGACGAAGCCGGCGATCCTTTGGTCATCCGACGTCCA CCTTCGCTATCTCGAATATCTCACGTCCCTGGCGCCTTTCCACCCATTTCTCTGGTGCTAGAAGCGTTTCGAAaggccatcgtcgaggagcaggagaagaCAGCCAGTAAGATTCTCTTCGCGTTGAGAGGGATTGTCAAACTTGGGATAGAGggcgccttcgccgtcaGCAAGGAGCTTGCCGCTCGTGATGTCATCACATCCAACTATCTTTGGACGTTGCTTGCGCCCGGAGAGCGCAGATACACCAATAGCGGTGGCCATAGCCGGCCGGCTCTACAAGCTCCGCCCTTCCAGCTTGCAACATGA
- a CDS encoding Enoyl-CoA hydratase/isomerase, with protein sequence MPVDRGFFNSEPPPMQFPKLPAKAAYLHLKNPTKRNALSLEILEDLRTQLLSHLTSRATGRLLALPAFNPSILSELEAASGHAESGSGGSSKHSWLVDAAEWKHQRDGLPNVIVLRSSGPVFSSGHDLKQLSSLSDVEVRRTFALCAEVMSLIRRSPAPVICPIQGLATAAGLQLALSTDYPIALSTTKFQLPGASIGLPCTSPAIAVSRRLPPGQAYRLLLSAEAVTADEMRGAVDVVPTPDHAESTDTAAAAFEGRVAEVVERLAGSAGQPMALGKWAYWTQLGIRGDGADEGGADGYEEAASWAGGVMALHARSADAKEGIAAFTQKRKPAWRT encoded by the coding sequence ATGCCGGTCGATCGGGGATTTTTCAACAGCGAGCCACCACCGATGCAATTCCCCAAGCTCCCGGCAAAGGCCGCGTACCTTCATCTGAAGAACCCGACGAAACGCAATGCCCTGAGTCTCGAGATTCTTGAGGACCTCCGCACGCAGCTCCTCTCGCACCTTACATCACGGGCGACAGGGAGGCTCCTTGCCCTCCCTGCTTTCAACCCCTCGATCCTCTCCGAACTCGAAGCTGCAAGCGGGCACGCCGAATCTGGCTCAGGTGGCTCGTCGAAACACAGCTGGCTTGTTGATGCTGCGGAGTGGAAGCACCAGCGGGATGGCTTGCCCAATGTGATCGTCCTTCGCAGTTCCGGgcccgtcttctcgtcgGGCCACGACCTGAAGCAGCTCTCATCGCTCTCCGACGTTGAAGTGAGGCGGACATTCGCCCTGTGCGCCGAGGTCATGTCCCTCATCCGGCGCAGTCCCGCGCCCGTTATCTGTCCCATCCAGGGCCTTGCGACCGCGGCTGGGCTACAGCTCGCGCTGTCGACTGATTATCCAATCGCCCTCTCCACCACCAAGTTTCAGCTGCCTGGTGCGAGCATCGGACTCCCGTGCACGAGCCCCGCGATCGCCGTGTCACGCCGTCTACCACCTGGCCAGGCGTACCGGCTTCTGCTTTCCGCGGAAGCCGTCACGGCGGACGAGATGCGGGGCGCCGTGGACGTGGTGCCCACGCCTGATCATGCCGAGTCCACGGACACCGCTGCCGCGGCTTTTGAGGGGCGTGTAGCGGAAGTGGTGGAGCGGCTGGCGGGGTCCGCGGGACAACCGATGGCTCTTGGGAAGTGGGCGTACTGGACGCAACTCGGTATCAGAGGAGACGGCGCTGACGAGGGAGGAGCCGACGGGTATGAGGAGGCTGCGAGCTGGGCCGGGGGCGTCATGGCACTGCATGCGCGGAGTGCCGACGCAAAAGAGGGCATCGCGGCTTTTACTCAGAAGCGGAAACCGGCATGGCGGACGTAA
- a CDS encoding Integral membrane protein has translation MDPQSQTLAPLPDVLRRGLTAVSFFGFLSFVTTTALFFVLTYRLLSWYFAPAPGRPQRMADEPNADAVLAEEMGLPETMYSAGGKTSNSRTKRDAPNQFLMLIYNLLLADIQQALAFLLNASWLSRNAIVVESTTCWAQGWFISTGDLASSAFITTIAVHTYLSVVRDYKLPTWAFWTMIGSVWFFIYALAVAGIIITNNGAADGGLYVRAAAWCWVNVRYEAMRLYLHYLWMFVSFFITAALYVLIFNHIRRTNPALQLPSSSNNTTSSASKSNRGRRLSHAHTLSQSGHQKSSHGEAPAANPSSAGHHPAFLIYPIIYILCTAPLALGRVITMAGKQVSLEYFCLAGAMIASNGWLDVLLFSTTRHVIIFNASPDYEETGLETFAFMRTPANRRYGNMVWVQGAGSAPQNLTADEGTGGWLSKLFRGGRRHGADTKRDRHRSGAHRSISQESLRRRGGNMEGIQMETVTTVVVEMDGQPGGKKAAGRPHSVDTIEKERAQSFGSI, from the exons ATGGACCCTCAAAGCCAAACGCTGGCGCCACTCCCCGACGTCCTTCGTCGGGGCCTCAcggccgtctccttcttcggcttcctctctttcgtcacgacgacggcgctcttcttcgtcctgACGTACAGGTTGCTTTCGTGGTACTTCGCGCCGGCCCCCGGGCGGCCGCAGCGCATGGCGGACGAGCccaacgccgacgccgttctggccgaggagatggGCCTCCCGGAGACCATGTATTCCGCAGGCGGCAAGACGAGCAATAGCAGGACGAAACGGGACGCCCCCAACCAGTTTCTCATGCTCATCTACAACCTCCTCCTGGccgacatccagcaggccctcgccttcctcctcAACGCGTCATGGCTGAGCAGAAACGCCATTGTCGTCGAGAGCACAACTTGTTGGGCCCAGGGCTGGTTCATCTCGACGGGCGACCTGGCGTCCAGCGCCTTCATTACTACCATCGCCGTGCACACGTATCTGTCTGTCGTGCGGGACTACAAGCTACCCACGTGGGCCTTCTGGACCATGATCGGCTCCGTGTGGTTCTTCATCTACGCTCTTGCGGTAgccggcatcatcatcaccaacaacggagccgccgacggcggtcTGTACGTCCGCGCCGCTGCCTGG TGCTGGGTTAATGTCCGCTACGAGGCGATGCGTCTCTACCTTCACTACCTGTGGATGTTCGTATCCTtcttcatcaccgccgccctctACGTCCTCATCTTCAACCACATCCGCCGCACCAATCCCGCGCTTCAACTCCCGTCTTcctccaacaacaccacctcctcggcgtccaaGAGCAACCGCGGTCGTAGACTGAGCCACGCACATACCCTCTCGCAGTCGGGACACCAAAAGAGCTCGCATGGAGAGGCGCCAGCGGCGAATCCGAGCAGCGCCGGACACCACCCGGCCTTCCTCATCTATCCCATAATCTACATTCTCTGCACGGCACCCCTGGCCCTGGGTCGTGTCATCACGATGGCCGGGAAGCAGGTCTCGCTCGAGTACTTctgcctcgccggcgccatgatCGCATCCAACGGCTGGCTCGACGTGCTCCTCTTCTCCACCACCCGCCACGTCATCATTTTCAACGCGTCGCCAGACTACGAGGAGACGGGCCTCGAGACCTTCGCCTTCATGCGCACGCCGGCCAACCGCCGCTACGGAAACATGGTCTGGGTCCAGGGCGCCGGGAGCGCCCCGCAGAACCTCACGGCAGACGAAGGCACCGGCGGCTGGCTCTCCAAGCTGTTTCGCGGAGGGCGCCGCCACGGGGCTGATACGAAACGAGACCGCCACCGTAGCGGCGCCCATCGGAGTATCAGCCAGGAGTCTCTGCGGAGGCGCGGCGGGAACATGGAGGGCATCCAGATGGAAACGGTGACCACGGTGGTTGTGGAGATGGACGGCCAGCCTGGGGGAAAGAAAGCGGCGGGCAGGCCGCACTCTGTTGACACCATCGAGAAAGAACGGGCGCAGAGCTTTGGAAGCATATGA
- a CDS encoding Chitin deacetylase, with the protein MTAYRRYPPHPPQSLASIPHHPAKMLVRVHSLSLLAAIAASGGLAAAVPLESSSAFTTRDLPRPRFGSVPYGVSITHCTVNGKVALTFDDGPGEYTEKVLDTLEKNGNIKATFYLVGTNGNNGVANPTYTPLLKRMLGAGHQLASHSWSHKDFNTISRDEQVEELVKNEEIFAKVLGIVPTYFRPPYTHCDGQCISTLNDLSYHVTDYNLDTKDWVDGGANSKETYSSAINSANPASSSFIALSHDIQSFTVNGFVQYMIDVAKEKGFEFSTVGECLGDPASNWYRDPKSGEPSGGKEEPKPTTTSKSVAPTTTTSASTSTTSPAETKTTASSTTESETAKPSVTDKSASETDEPETETDGPTSTGVSPPTASRTVDGGANIGIPVTPTGTTGAPRPTSTNTVVEVNAAGRAVLSAGGALAGALAWAMMI; encoded by the exons ATGACCGCGTACCGACGATATCCCCCTCATCCACCGCAGTCACTCGCTTCCATACCGCACCATCCAGCCAAGATGCTTGTTAGAGTACACTCGCTTTCACTCCTCGCAGCCATTGCCGCTTCTGGCGgactggccgccgccgttcctcTCGAGTCCTCGTCTGCCTTCACCACCAGAGACctgcctcgtcctcgatTCGGAAGCGTCCCGTATGGCGTCAGCATCACTCACTGCACCGTCAACGGCAAGGTTGCCTTGACTTTCGACGACGGTCCCGGAGAGTACACCGAGAAGgtcctcgacaccctcgaGAAGAACGGCAACATCAAGGCCACCTTTTACCTCGTCGGCACCAATGGCAACAACGGCGTCGCCAATCCGACTTACACCCCTCTGCTGAAGCGCATGTTGGGCGCCGGCCACCAACTCGCCAGCCACTCGTGGAGCCACAAGGACTTCAATACCATTTCCCGTgacgagcaggtcgaggagtTGGTCAAGAATGAGGAGATCTTCGCCAAGGTTCTCGGCATCGTGCCCACCTATTTCCGCCCGCCCTACACTCACTGTGATGGCCAGTGTATTTCCACCCTTAACGATCTCTCCTACCACGTG ACCGATTACAACCTCGATACCAAGGACTGGGTTGACGGCGGTGCCAACTCCAAGGAGACGTACTCGAGCGCCATCAACTCGGCCAACCCTGCCAGCTCTTCCTTCATCGCACTCTCCCACGACATTCAGTCCTTCACCGTCAACGGCTTCGTTCAGTACATGATCGATgtcgccaaggagaagggctTCGAGTTTTCCACTGTCGGCGAGTGCCTGGGCGACCCTGCTTCCAACTGGTACCGCGACCCCAAGAGCGGCGAGCCCTCGGGCGGTAAGGAGGAACCCAAGCCTACCACGACCAGCAAGTCTGTGGCCCCCACCACTACTACCTCTGCGTCCACTTCCACCACCTCCCCCGCGGAGACCAAGACTACTGCATCGAGCACCACCGAGTCCGAGACGGCGAAGCCATCCGTTACCGACAAGTCCGCTTCCGAGACCGATGAGCCCGAGACGGAGACCGATGGTCCTACTTCCACCGGCGTCAGCCCTCCTACCGCCTCGCGGaccgtcgatggcggcgccaaCATCGGCATCCCCGTGACGCCTACGGGCACAACCGGCGCTCCGAGACCCACGAGCACGAACActgtcgtcgaggtcaacGCTGCTGGCCGCGCCGTCTTGTCTGCCGGCGGGGCCCTTGCTGGTGCCCTAGCGTGGGCGATGATGATTTGA
- a CDS encoding Heat shock protein 70: MPRFIRRALVLPTLLSSRLLCRAEESEYFLSRAFPNPKNGPGTHTHDGRVAIAETLPLILARLKATADQWLGQSTTHVVIAVPRRVCDDERRAIREAAESVGLSALMLLPAPRAAGLAFGVDDHQDERVGLVVEMGRRHFEASLLGYDWGVFEDLADVTDTAFGEEMGDLVEGSYPTGSRGSEDPFEKALTYMDLVIREAGLTRGDVDDIVLVGEYARNERARSLVRDFFGGRDPLRCSYGADGGCDPDEAVTTGAAISAKMYTLPRLLGIREP; the protein is encoded by the coding sequence ATGCCCCGTTTCATCCGACGCGCGCTCGTCTTGCCAACTTTGTTATCCAGTCGTTTGCTCTGCCGTGCAGAAGAGTCGGAGTACTTCCTCAGCAGAGCCTTCCCGAACCCGAAGAACGGTCCGGGCACGCATACACACGACGGACGAGTGGCTATCGCCGAGACGCTGCCGCTCATCCTCGCCCGGCTCAAGGCCACGGCGGACCAGTGGCTCGGTCAGTCGACGACGcacgtcgtcatcgccgtcccGCGTCGCGTCTGCGACGATGAGCGGCGAGCGATCAGGGAGGCCGCCGAGTCCGTCGGGCTGAGCGCCTTGATGCTCTTGCCAGCCCCGCGGGCTGCTGGCTTGGCTTTCGGGGTCGACGATCACCAAGACGAGCGCGTCGGTCTGGTTGTCGAGATGGGACGGCGGCATTTCGAGGCGTCTTTGCTGGGATACGACTGGGGCGTTTTTGAAGACCTGGCAGATGTTACTGATACGGCCTTCGGCGAGGAGATGGGGGACCTTGTCGAAGGCTCTTACCCCACAGGATCCCGTGGCAGTGAGGACCCTTTTGAAAAGGCGCTTACGTATATGGACCTGGTCATCCGAGAGGCGGGCTTGACGAGAGGGGATGTGGACGACATTGTGCTGGTTGGCGAGTACGCCCGCAACGAAAGGGCGCGGTCGCTGGTGCGAGATTTCTTCGGCGGCAGGGATCCTTTGAGGTGTTCgtacggcgccgatggcggctGCGATCCGGACGAGGCGGTCACGACGGGAGCCGCTATTTCAGCGAAGATGTACACGCTGCCCCGCCTGCTAGGAATTAGAGAGCCTTGA
- a CDS encoding Aryl-alcohol dehydrogenase AAD14 — protein MPSIFEPAPEPKTELGRYRVLSTTAGVRVSPLCLGAMSIGSAWSSFMGSMEEAQSYELLDAFYDAGGNFIDTANNYQDEQSEQILGEWMATRKNRDVMFIATKFTTQYRQHALGPGKCVNYSGNHKKSLHLSVRDSLKKLQTDYIDLLYVHWWDWTTSIEELMDSLHILVEQGKVLYLGASDTPAWVVSAANTYAKAHGKTPFSVYQGRWSVLVRDLERDIIPMARHFGMALCPWDVLGGGKLQSKKQIEERRKAGEGLRSLFGSEQSDDERKASEVLEQIATEHGTESIQQIALAYVMQKARYVFPMVGGRKVEHLEDNIKALSIRLTKEQIQKIESYKTFDIGFPMNFILDDPREGGPTAPLVAASAPMAWQLQGKPIGQE, from the coding sequence ATGCCTAGTATCTTCGAACCGGCCCCAGAGCCCAAAACCGAGCTCGGCAGGTACCGCGTCCTGTCTaccaccgccggcgtcaGAGTATCTCCGCTCTGTCTCGGCGCGATGTCCATCGGCTCCGCGTGGTCTTCGTTCATGGGCTCCATGGAAGAAGCTCAGTCCTacgagctgctcgacgccttttatgacgccggcggcaacTTCATCGACACGGCCAACAACTATCAAGACGAGCAGTCGGAACAGATCCTGGGAGAGTGGATGGCCACCAGGAAAAACCGGGACGTCATGTTCATCGCGACCAAATTCACGACGCAGTACCGCCAGCATGCGCTTGGGCCGGGCAAGTGTGTCAACTACTCCGGCAACCACAAGAAGTCGCTGCACCTCTCGGTCCGGGACTCGCTCAAGAAGCTGCAGACGGACTACATCGACCTGCTCTACGTCCATTGGTGGGACTGGACCACCTCCATCGAGGAACTCATGGACTCCCTCCACATCCTTGTCGAGCAGGGTAAGGTTCTGTACCTGGGCGCTTCTGACACACCCGCTTGGGTCGTATCCGCTGCGAACACCTACGCCAAGGCGCACGGGAAGACGCCCTTCTCCGTCTACCAGGGTCGGTGGAGTGTTTTGGTCCGCGATCTCGAGCGGGACATCATTCCCATGGCCCGACACTTTGGCATGGCTCTGTGTCCATGGGACGTCCTTGGAGGCGGCAAGCTGCAGTCCAAGAAGCAGATTGAGGAACGCCGCAAGGCTGGCGAAGGCCTCCGATCCCTGTTCGGCTCGGAACAGTCTGACGACGAGCGCAAGGCCagcgaggtcctcgagcagATTGCCACGGAGCATGGGACCGAAAGCATTCAGCAGATTGCCCTGGCATACGTGATGCAGAAGGCTCGTTACGTGTTCCCCATGGTCGGCGGCCGCAAGGTCGAACACCTGGAGGACAACATCAAGGCACTGAGCATCCGCCTCACGAAGGAGCAGATTCAGAAGATTGAAAGCTACAAGACCTTCGACATTGGCTTCCCCATGAACTTCATCTTGGACGACCCAAGGGAGGGCGGTCCAACAGCACCTCTGGTGGCTGCGTCGGCCCCGATGGCATGGCAGCTCCAAGGCAAGCCTATTGGACAAGAGTAG
- a CDS encoding Integral membrane protein yields MAVVPPLGCEHCSRSRLQELGSLARAVNQTALTTNELDGTLIALNTRADDDAAAETIQTVLWVLVSISALFLGLRIYCKVSYSYTKIRFEDILLIASWRRYCAPKPLLTRDTQMVLATDASLNEFIIKSRFGRPGFPITVDNISVLAIIGLASITCSFVGQVWSKTAFAISLLRMCDGWKKAFVWFSIISMNVLFTFSALSFWIGCVPLEKRWKPFSEGTCYDLKWVVSFGIFVSVYSGVLDIALAIVPWLILMRPTPAEASSGLTLSKKEKIGVSVAMSMGVLAGMAAFVKASYMRSVNDVTGDFSREFSSWS; encoded by the exons ATGGCCGTTGTGCCCCCGCTAGGATGTGAGCATTGTTCAAGAAGCCGGTTGCAGGAGCTGGGTTCCCTGGCACGAGCCGTCAACCAGACGGCTTTGACGACGAACGAGTTGGATGGGACCCTGATAGCACTCAACACCCgcgcagacgacgacgcggccgccgaAACCATACAGACGGTGCTATGGGTTCTCGTGTCTATATCAGCATTGTTCCTGGGATTGAGGATATACTGCAAGGTGTCCTATTCGTACACAAAGATTCGGTTTGAGGATATACTCCTCATAGCGTCTTGG AGGCGCTACTGTGCCCCAAAGCCGCTGCTGACACGGGACACACAGATGGTTCTTGCAACGGACGCCTCGCTGAACGAATTCATCATCAAGTCCCGGTTTGGCCGCCCCGGGTTCCCCATTACCGTCGATAACATATCTGTGCTTGCAATCATCGGCCTGGCGTCCATCACCTGCTCGTTTGTTGGCCAGGTTTGGAGCAAGACGGCATTCGCTATATCACTCCTCCGAATGTGCGATGGTTGGAAGAAAGCCTTCGTATGGTTTTCCATCATCTCCATGAATGTCTTGTTCACATTCTCCGCATTGTCATTCTGGATTGGGTGCGTCCCTCTCGAAAAGAGATGGAAGCCCTTTAGTGAGGGAACCTGCTACGATCTGAAATGGGTTGTGTCTTTCGGCATATTCGTTAGTG TTTACTCTGGTGTGCTAGACATCGCGTTGGCCATCGTTCCATGGCTAATCCTAATGCGGCCCACCCCGGCCGAAGCATCATCGGGACTGACATTAAGCAAGAAAGAGAAGATTGGCGTCTCCGTGGCGATGAGTATGGGAGTTTT AGCCGGCATGGCTGCGTTTGTCAAAGCCTCCTATATGCGGTCCGTGAACGATGTCACTGGTGACTTCTCTCGTGAGTTCAGTTCTTGGTCATGA